In a genomic window of Allomeiothermus silvanus DSM 9946:
- a CDS encoding IS5/IS1182 family transposase → MAFVHPANEHDKWGGQALLLGMDLSLWPRVRKLFVDWGYRGLREVARGLGLELEVVARPYAGVRGVWVREGEEVPEIPREGGFKPLPKRWVVERTFAWMGRNRRLGKDYEYPPEVTEAWMYLGMIRLLVKRLARAA, encoded by the coding sequence ATGGCCTTTGTCCACCCGGCCAATGAGCACGACAAGTGGGGTGGGCAGGCGTTGCTTTTGGGGATGGACCTCTCCTTGTGGCCCCGGGTGCGCAAGCTCTTTGTGGACTGGGGCTACCGGGGTTTGCGGGAGGTGGCTAGGGGGCTGGGACTGGAGCTGGAGGTGGTGGCCCGTCCTTACGCGGGGGTGCGGGGGGTCTGGGTGCGGGAGGGGGAGGAGGTGCCGGAGATCCCGCGGGAGGGTGGGTTCAAGCCCCTGCCCAAGCGGTGGGTGGTGGAGCGGACCTTTGCCTGGATGGGGCGAAACCGACGGCTGGGGAAAGATTACGAGTACCCCCCTGAGGTAACGGAAGCCTGGATGTATTTAGGCATGATACGCTTGCTGGTGAAGCGGCTGGCCAGGGCCGCTTAA
- a CDS encoding transposase codes for MVKGINFVSLLYHSQGLTLPVGYVLVEKTEVYVDQKSGQRKRRSQVSKNEHARYLLQTAVHNQIPFQHVLNDVWLASAANMRFIVLDMKKHFVMPLKSNRKVAPGYRHRRYALCAPPMSQEQQQRGQWTGVEGLDYQDPTPRQVYLEGVPFPLLRVRQVFTHEDGSQGVLYLCSSDTTLDFERMIELYQKRWEIERFHQSIRQNAALAKSPTKTLTTQANHFFAAMWAFVKLELLSHQTQINYFALKAKLYLVASRAAFQELQQIKAQLTA; via the coding sequence ATGGTCAAGGGGATCAACTTTGTGAGCCTGTTGTATCACAGCCAGGGGCTGACCTTGCCGGTAGGCTACGTGCTGGTGGAGAAGACGGAAGTCTATGTAGATCAGAAAAGTGGCCAGCGCAAACGCCGCAGCCAGGTGAGCAAGAATGAACACGCCCGCTACCTGCTGCAAACCGCAGTGCATAACCAGATTCCCTTCCAGCACGTGCTCAACGACGTCTGGCTTGCCTCGGCGGCGAACATGCGATTTATCGTGCTGGACATGAAGAAGCACTTTGTGATGCCGCTCAAAAGCAATCGCAAGGTAGCGCCAGGTTATCGGCACCGCCGGTATGCGCTGTGCGCACCCCCTATGAGCCAAGAACAACAGCAAAGGGGTCAATGGACAGGAGTGGAGGGTCTGGACTACCAAGACCCCACCCCCCGGCAGGTATATCTGGAAGGGGTTCCCTTCCCCCTGCTGCGGGTTCGGCAAGTCTTCACCCACGAAGATGGGAGCCAGGGGGTGTTGTATTTGTGTAGCAGCGATACCACCCTGGACTTTGAACGGATGATCGAGCTCTATCAAAAACGATGGGAGATCGAGCGCTTTCATCAATCCATCCGACAAAACGCTGCCCTGGCCAAGTCGCCTACCAAGACCCTGACCACCCAGGCCAACCATTTCTTTGCGGCTATGTGGGCCTTTGTCAAGCTGGAACTCCTCTCCCACCAGACCCAAATCAACTACTTCGCCCTCAAGGCCAAGCTCTATCTGGTTGCCAGTCGGGCTGCTTTTCAGGAACTACAGCAGATCAAAGCTCAACTGACC